The following proteins are encoded in a genomic region of Enterocloster clostridioformis:
- a CDS encoding radical SAM protein has product MERGGVKNIPGCFTRRLQGSIVPRNNRDNISFPDHTKIRNKGGIQSEYKSFYKQVKGNEGDKCKYSTRLDTYGCGCQHNCDYCYARSLLSFRGFWNPTEPSIADIAKIKRKIQKMPPGTIIRMGGMTDCFQPCEAQHHVTYETIREMNRCGIGYLIVTKSHLVAQPEYLDILDKELAHIQITVTTLDDNRALTYEKASIPSKRIEALQKLQSDGYDVAIRLSPLIEDFMDFNTLNTLKINRCVVEFLRVNSWIKGWLHDVDFSKYNLKQGGYSHLPLAEKQKILKKIKIQEITVCEDVTEHYEYWRDNFNPNRNDCCNLRLLSKS; this is encoded by the coding sequence ATAGAGCGGGGTGGTGTAAAGAACATTCCTGGATGCTTTACCAGGAGACTACAGGGCAGTATTGTACCCCGCAATAACAGGGATAACATTTCATTTCCAGACCATACAAAGATAAGAAATAAAGGAGGCATACAAAGCGAATATAAGAGTTTTTATAAGCAAGTAAAAGGGAACGAGGGGGATAAATGCAAATATAGTACCAGACTTGATACATACGGATGTGGTTGCCAACATAACTGTGACTACTGCTATGCACGCTCGCTTCTTTCCTTTAGGGGATTTTGGAACCCTACAGAGCCAAGCATTGCGGATATTGCCAAAATAAAGAGAAAGATTCAGAAGATGCCACCGGGAACCATCATACGCATGGGGGGAATGACGGACTGTTTTCAGCCTTGCGAGGCTCAACATCATGTAACATACGAAACCATCCGTGAAATGAACCGGTGCGGTATTGGATATCTTATTGTAACTAAATCCCATTTGGTTGCACAGCCCGAATATCTGGATATTTTGGACAAGGAGCTGGCCCATATCCAGATCACAGTCACAACTTTAGATGATAATAGAGCATTGACATATGAAAAAGCAAGCATTCCGTCAAAACGGATAGAAGCATTACAGAAATTACAGTCTGATGGATACGATGTAGCAATTCGGCTGAGTCCTTTGATAGAGGATTTCATGGATTTTAATACGCTGAATACGCTGAAAATCAACCGTTGTGTAGTGGAATTTTTGCGGGTGAATAGTTGGATTAAAGGTTGGCTGCACGATGTCGATTTCAGCAAGTATAACCTGAAACAAGGTGGATACAGTCATTTGCCATTGGCTGAAAAGCAGAAGATCCTTAAAAAAATAAAGATACAGGAGATAACAGTCTGTGAGGATGTCACAGAGCATTATGAATATTGGCGGGATAATTTTAATCCTAATAGGAATGACTGCTGTAATTTGAGATTACTGAGCAAATCATAA
- a CDS encoding DUF1016 domain-containing protein has product MIRDLYMLEFLNLQEPYKEFDLKQAILKNMKQFLLEFGRDFIFMGEEYHLQVGKNDYFVDLLFFHRELQCLVAIDLKIDDFKPEYLGKMEFYLEALDRDVKKQHENPSVGIILCKSKDKDVVEYALSRNMTSTMISEYRTKLISKEILQKKLEELYDTVDNSQNSQHC; this is encoded by the coding sequence ATGATACGGGATTTATATATGCTGGAATTTCTGAATCTGCAGGAACCCTATAAAGAATTTGATCTAAAGCAGGCCATCTTAAAAAACATGAAACAGTTTCTTCTTGAATTTGGCCGGGATTTTATCTTTATGGGTGAGGAATATCATTTACAGGTTGGAAAAAATGATTATTTTGTGGATCTCCTCTTTTTCCATAGGGAATTGCAGTGCCTTGTTGCGATTGACTTGAAAATTGATGATTTTAAGCCGGAGTATTTAGGCAAAATGGAATTTTATCTGGAAGCCTTAGACCGCGATGTAAAAAAGCAGCATGAGAACCCGAGTGTTGGTATTATCCTTTGCAAGAGCAAAGACAAAGATGTTGTTGAATACGCATTGAGCCGTAATATGACTTCCACAATGATTTCAGAATACAGAACGAAGCTGATTAGCAAAGAAATATTGCAGAAAAAACTGGAAGAATTATATGATACGGTGGATAACAGCCAAAACTCTCAACATTGTTGA
- a CDS encoding type II secretion system F family protein, which yields MTSIQLFACLGLIVGGFLLFGIRPMEFTDGLFGFLAKEPSNIRNEIHTATKRKKVKFLKKAIMEAQQVLKMTGREKHFSLICAAALVLFTIGASIAIMIGNFFLAPVMAVGFMFFPFWYVILSASSYKKNVAAELETALSVITTGYLRTEDILTAIEENIQYLNPPVQRVFQDFIVRINLVNPDVHEALKELKEKIDNDVFQEWCDALCDCQYDRSLKTTLTPIVSKLSDIRIVNAELEYLIVEPRKEFITMAIFVIGNIPLLYFLNKSWYDTLMHTPMGQIILAVTAAIIFVSTAVVVRLTKPIEYRR from the coding sequence TTGACAAGTATACAGCTTTTTGCCTGCCTGGGGCTGATTGTAGGTGGTTTTTTGCTATTCGGAATCCGGCCAATGGAATTTACAGACGGACTATTTGGTTTTCTGGCAAAGGAGCCATCTAATATCCGTAATGAAATCCATACCGCGACAAAGAGGAAAAAAGTGAAGTTTTTGAAAAAGGCAATCATGGAGGCCCAGCAGGTACTGAAAATGACAGGGAGGGAAAAGCATTTTTCCCTTATCTGTGCGGCGGCCCTGGTGCTGTTTACAATCGGCGCTTCCATCGCTATCATGATTGGAAATTTTTTTTTAGCGCCGGTGATGGCCGTTGGCTTTATGTTTTTTCCCTTCTGGTATGTAATCCTGTCTGCCAGCAGTTATAAGAAGAATGTTGCTGCGGAATTGGAGACAGCCTTGAGCGTTATCACAACGGGTTATCTTCGGACGGAAGACATTCTGACCGCAATCGAGGAGAACATTCAATATTTGAACCCTCCGGTCCAGCGTGTATTTCAGGACTTCATTGTGCGCATAAACCTTGTAAATCCGGATGTCCATGAGGCATTGAAAGAACTGAAGGAAAAAATCGACAACGATGTATTCCAGGAATGGTGCGACGCCTTATGTGACTGCCAGTATGACAGGAGCTTAAAGACTACTCTGACACCGATTGTATCCAAATTGAGCGATATCAGGATAGTCAACGCGGAATTGGAATACCTGATTGTGGAACCGAGAAAAGAATTTATCACAATGGCGATATTTGTGATCGGCAATATTCCCCTGCTCTACTTCCTTAATAAAAGCTGGTATGATACTTTGATGCATACCCCGATGGGGCAGATAATTCTTGCGGTCACTGCGGCAATCATCTTTGTTTCCACAGCGGTAGTGGTCAGGCTGACGAAACCGATAGAATACAGGAGGTAG
- a CDS encoding alcohol dehydrogenase, which produces MRMYKTDDIIEILQDSKEYDNKYVGFEVNEKGNLIITLKEHAPGWRDSDGFGEAVEELELLESAGEY; this is translated from the coding sequence ATGAGAATGTACAAGACGGACGATATCATTGAGATACTGCAGGACAGCAAGGAATACGATAACAAATATGTAGGGTTTGAAGTGAATGAAAAAGGCAACCTTATCATCACATTAAAGGAACATGCTCCGGGCTGGAGGGATTCGGACGGATTCGGTGAAGCCGTTGAGGAACTTGAACTTTTGGAGAGCGCCGGCGAATATTAA
- the cpaB gene encoding Flp pilus assembly protein CpaB → MKILKSRTVLGAICIVVSLLFCFGVTPLFNKEISKKVEIVRVVKDIKIGDKITGDMVRTVEVGSLNLPPEVMKNKDSVIGKYASADMVAGDYIINSKVADEPAAENAYLYNLSGEKQAISVSVKSFATGLSGKLKSGDIVSVIAPDYQKQGDTVIPPELKYVEVIAVTAGSGYDANTGESEESEEKELPSTVTLLATPEQSRILAMMEKDGNLHISLVYRGTKENAAKFIAEQDQALQELYLPEAETAEPETGQPEGETEGSAE, encoded by the coding sequence ATGAAAATATTAAAAAGCCGTACCGTACTCGGAGCGATATGCATTGTGGTGTCTCTGCTTTTCTGCTTCGGGGTAACCCCACTGTTTAATAAAGAAATCAGTAAAAAGGTGGAAATCGTGCGGGTGGTAAAGGATATTAAAATCGGGGATAAAATCACGGGTGATATGGTACGGACGGTGGAGGTGGGGAGCTTAAACCTGCCGCCCGAAGTCATGAAAAATAAGGACAGCGTTATTGGAAAATATGCATCTGCGGATATGGTTGCAGGTGATTACATCATTAACAGCAAGGTCGCGGACGAACCGGCTGCAGAAAATGCCTACTTATATAACTTGTCAGGTGAGAAACAGGCTATTTCTGTATCGGTGAAATCATTTGCAACCGGGTTATCTGGAAAACTTAAATCAGGTGATATTGTATCCGTGATCGCGCCGGATTATCAGAAGCAGGGTGATACCGTAATCCCGCCGGAATTAAAATATGTTGAAGTGATTGCCGTAACTGCAGGAAGCGGCTATGACGCCAATACAGGCGAATCAGAGGAATCAGAGGAAAAGGAGCTGCCCAGCACGGTGACGCTTCTTGCAACCCCGGAACAGAGCAGGATACTAGCCATGATGGAGAAGGACGGAAACCTGCATATATCTCTGGTATACAGGGGGACAAAAGAGAATGCAGCGAAGTTTATTGCAGAGCAGGACCAGGCGCTGCAGGAACTTTATCTACCGGAAGCGGAGACGGCGGAACCGGAAACTGGACAGCCCGAAGGAGAGACAGAAGGGAGTGCAGAATAA
- a CDS encoding DUF5688 family protein, giving the protein MNDKQQYYNDFYSELEKAMEPSGGKLQEMDMPNNNGFRKGIIIKFDNISLAPIVYPDFYYQDWKGGKPVSSIVFGIRFELMKTSPGLTHFNIGSMDRNTAVTHLYAGIVSYESNKEWLEEIPHERVGDLAVFAKWRFDNAGQDLVASAKVTEPLLAHLQLTKEEALKIAKANTGRKAKLESVGGIIAKMLSDRGIDKEVAEAISMRGQAEPFQVLTTDNGIDGAAVIACPEVLKEVQKQMMEEYYILPCSINEVLILPKSQTEDVEGLKEMVSSINKEEIEPKERLSDNIYEFDGHSLKLAGAELTQEYSVSKSKPHHRSR; this is encoded by the coding sequence ATGAACGATAAACAACAATATTATAACGATTTTTATTCGGAATTAGAAAAGGCCATGGAGCCAAGTGGTGGAAAACTACAAGAAATGGATATGCCAAACAACAATGGTTTTAGGAAAGGCATCATAATCAAGTTTGACAATATTTCATTGGCACCAATCGTCTATCCGGACTTTTATTATCAAGACTGGAAAGGCGGGAAGCCTGTGAGCAGTATTGTCTTTGGTATAAGGTTTGAACTCATGAAGACATCACCCGGACTAACCCATTTTAATATAGGAAGCATGGACCGAAATACTGCTGTCACCCATCTGTATGCCGGAATTGTTAGTTACGAGAGCAATAAAGAGTGGCTGGAAGAGATTCCACACGAGCGTGTGGGGGACCTTGCGGTTTTTGCAAAATGGAGGTTTGACAATGCGGGACAGGATTTAGTGGCCTCTGCAAAGGTAACGGAACCACTACTTGCACATCTGCAGCTCACAAAAGAAGAGGCATTAAAAATTGCAAAAGCAAACACAGGTAGAAAAGCAAAGCTTGAGAGTGTGGGCGGTATCATAGCAAAAATGTTGTCGGACAGAGGAATAGACAAAGAAGTAGCTGAAGCCATCTCAATGAGGGGTCAGGCGGAACCATTTCAGGTGCTGACGACTGACAACGGCATTGATGGAGCGGCAGTAATTGCGTGCCCGGAAGTTTTAAAAGAAGTTCAAAAGCAAATGATGGAAGAGTATTATATTCTTCCATGTTCTATTAATGAAGTGCTGATTTTGCCAAAGTCTCAAACAGAAGATGTGGAAGGATTAAAAGAGATGGTGTCCAGCATTAACAAAGAGGAAATTGAACCGAAGGAAAGACTTTCGGATAACATTTATGAGTTTGACGGCCATAGCTTAAAACTCGCCGGAGCAGAATTAACACAGGAGTATAGCGTTTCAAAATCAAAACCACATCATAGAAGCAGATAG
- a CDS encoding ParM/StbA family protein, with amino-acid sequence MDREILGIDHGNRQMKTANTAFLSTVTPQRVKPSNLSQILEFNGEYYAIGGSMEEVNTKIDKTVDDDYYILTLAALATELKFRGKTQAAVRLATGLPPRWYETQMKAFRKYLGREREMNYRYQGEEFHVYLEGVSVYMQGFAAITDILAETEGKSCLLVDIGGGTVDGVPIENMRPSGAQPIIDNNGTIKCISSVNEVLMAEFGEKAKPYIIEKIMQTGTYAGDEAYLQVIRRELGRYTEYIYNLIKKHGYNLHLEKIIFMGGGASIMQNFGDNKGKDVISIPDIHANARGYEETLKSIWKARQSMAG; translated from the coding sequence ATGGATAGAGAAATTCTTGGAATTGATCATGGAAACAGGCAAATGAAAACAGCCAATACGGCATTTTTATCCACAGTAACACCACAGAGGGTAAAACCCAGTAATTTGAGTCAGATTCTGGAGTTCAATGGGGAGTATTACGCAATTGGCGGCAGCATGGAAGAGGTGAATACGAAAATTGACAAAACTGTGGACGATGATTACTATATCCTTACCCTGGCGGCGTTGGCTACTGAATTAAAATTCAGAGGTAAGACCCAGGCAGCAGTCCGATTGGCAACAGGATTACCACCGCGGTGGTATGAAACACAGATGAAAGCATTTCGTAAATATTTGGGCAGGGAAAGGGAAATGAACTATCGGTATCAGGGAGAAGAATTCCATGTTTATCTGGAAGGCGTGAGTGTATACATGCAGGGCTTTGCCGCTATCACCGATATACTGGCAGAGACGGAAGGAAAATCCTGTCTATTGGTAGATATTGGCGGAGGAACCGTTGACGGAGTTCCGATTGAGAATATGCGTCCCAGTGGTGCACAGCCTATTATAGATAATAATGGCACCATAAAATGTATCTCCAGCGTGAATGAGGTACTGATGGCCGAGTTCGGGGAGAAGGCAAAACCATATATCATCGAAAAGATCATGCAGACCGGTACATATGCCGGTGACGAGGCGTACCTGCAGGTAATCCGAAGGGAACTGGGCAGATATACAGAATATATTTATAACCTCATTAAGAAGCATGGATATAACCTCCATCTGGAAAAAATAATCTTTATGGGCGGTGGGGCTTCAATCATGCAGAATTTCGGGGATAACAAGGGGAAGGACGTGATAAGTATTCCCGATATCCATGCAAATGCGAGAGGGTATGAAGAAACCCTGAAAAGCATATGGAAGGCCAGACAGAGCATGGCCGGATAA
- a CDS encoding reverse transcriptase/maturase family protein: MYMAKGGSLSLNAKKGKVREALRNPIDVLNSLRSKACNGNYCYERLYRNLYNEGFYLLAYQYIYASEGLMTTGADGKTINGMGMDRIQKLMESMKNHSYQPVPARRTYIEKKGGRRCLSGIPSLDDKMVQEIVRLILESIYEPIFSDASHGFRPNRSCHTALLQMQSTFTGVKWFIKGDGRDYFKKIDHAVLITILRRRIHDEYFIALIWKFLKAGYVEDWTFHKTYSGTAQGTLIGPILLSIYLNELDRFMENYMQEEQKMLYDPIQGNQKGLLKYHYHEQRDSGYRSLFYVRYANEWLCGVIGSKRDAEEIRADIGRFLEETLKLELSEGKALITNAHDKVHFLGYEIVASDDERVCGNRNGYMGLARRGRVKLYVPRGKWQKRLIDYKALEIKYQDGKEIFNPVHRSYLINKDDLEIVRQYNAEVRGLYNYYRIADNVSVLGHFNYVMKFSMFKTFGAKYKLHISEVRKKYGYKQFGVKYRTKQGEKILYYYEDGFKNVKKGIAKPEIDLVPKREALVLCVQCQERLHAGE, from the coding sequence ATGTACATGGCGAAGGGCGGCAGTTTATCTCTTAATGCAAAGAAAGGAAAGGTGCGTGAGGCATTGAGAAATCCGATTGATGTATTAAACAGTCTAAGATCAAAAGCATGTAATGGAAATTATTGTTATGAACGTTTGTACCGTAACTTGTATAATGAGGGATTTTATCTTCTGGCGTATCAATATATTTATGCCAGTGAGGGACTTATGACCACAGGCGCAGATGGAAAAACCATAAACGGCATGGGTATGGACAGGATACAGAAGCTTATGGAGAGCATGAAAAACCACAGCTATCAGCCAGTCCCCGCACGCCGCACTTACATTGAAAAAAAAGGTGGAAGAAGATGCCTGTCGGGTATTCCGTCTCTTGACGATAAGATGGTGCAGGAAATCGTGCGCCTAATATTAGAAAGCATTTATGAACCAATATTTTCTGACGCTTCTCATGGATTTCGCCCAAACAGAAGCTGTCATACTGCCTTGCTTCAGATGCAAAGCACTTTCACAGGCGTAAAGTGGTTTATAAAGGGCGATGGCAGAGACTATTTTAAGAAGATTGACCACGCTGTACTGATAACCATTTTACGCAGACGTATCCATGATGAATATTTTATTGCATTGATATGGAAATTTTTGAAAGCAGGATATGTGGAGGACTGGACATTTCACAAGACCTATTCCGGCACCGCGCAAGGCACCTTGATCGGTCCAATTCTTTTATCTATTTATCTGAATGAACTGGACAGGTTTATGGAGAATTACATGCAGGAAGAACAAAAAATGCTGTATGACCCAATTCAGGGAAACCAGAAGGGATTGCTGAAGTATCATTACCATGAGCAGAGGGACAGCGGTTACAGGAGTCTGTTTTATGTGCGTTATGCGAATGAATGGTTATGTGGAGTAATCGGCAGCAAGAGGGACGCAGAAGAAATCCGGGCAGATATTGGGCGGTTCCTGGAAGAAACGTTGAAGCTGGAACTGTCAGAAGGAAAAGCCTTGATAACCAATGCCCATGATAAGGTTCATTTCCTTGGCTATGAAATTGTTGCGTCGGATGATGAAAGAGTGTGTGGAAATAGGAACGGCTACATGGGACTTGCCAGAAGAGGCAGAGTTAAATTGTATGTTCCCCGTGGGAAATGGCAGAAAAGACTCATAGATTACAAGGCTTTGGAAATCAAGTATCAGGACGGAAAAGAAATATTTAACCCTGTCCACCGAAGTTATCTCATCAACAAAGATGACTTAGAGATCGTGCGGCAATACAATGCTGAAGTCAGAGGGCTTTATAATTATTACAGGATCGCAGACAACGTGAGTGTCCTCGGCCACTTTAATTATGTGATGAAATTCAGCATGTTTAAAACCTTTGGGGCAAAATATAAGCTCCATATCAGCGAAGTCCGAAAGAAATACGGTTATAAGCAATTTGGGGTAAAGTACCGGACAAAACAAGGTGAAAAGATTCTGTATTACTATGAGGACGGCTTCAAGAATGTAAAAAAAGGGATTGCCAAACCAGAGATTGATCTTGTTCCAAAACGTGAGGCACTTGTATTGTGCGTACAGTGCCAGGAACGTTTACATGCTGGAGAATGA
- a CDS encoding A24 family peptidase — protein MPDNGREVQAIVFILLLLAASAMDIKKRMVPDALCVMIALTAALSFQPRNLWGILVSLPFLLAAVFCGGMGGGDIKLMAAAGIVLGLPAGIAATVLGLSLVLAYSAVMKICKKLQVTAVPLVPFLSVGCAAGYLIR, from the coding sequence ATGCCGGATAATGGCAGGGAAGTTCAGGCTATTGTATTTATACTTTTACTTTTAGCAGCATCGGCCATGGACATTAAAAAAAGAATGGTGCCTGATGCTTTATGTGTGATGATTGCACTGACCGCTGCGCTTTCTTTTCAGCCACGGAATTTATGGGGGATTTTAGTTTCACTTCCATTTTTACTGGCGGCGGTCTTTTGTGGAGGCATGGGAGGCGGAGATATCAAATTGATGGCGGCCGCAGGGATTGTTCTGGGGCTTCCCGCAGGGATAGCTGCAACTGTTTTAGGGCTGTCATTGGTCCTTGCATATTCCGCTGTAATGAAAATTTGTAAAAAGCTGCAGGTGACTGCAGTGCCGCTGGTGCCCTTTTTATCAGTAGGGTGTGCGGCGGGATATTTGATCAGATAG
- a CDS encoding ParA family protein, giving the protein MLNFKGKRCEDKSESKEEHETGKRRAQVLAVWGSPGCGKTTISVKLAKYLAEKRKNVILVITDMTVPMIPCICPMDELENTWSLGNILAAPHVTKGLIEENCIVHKKIKYLAMLGMLKAENEYSYAPYESEQALEFLARLRELSSYIIIDCSSYIANDILSAVALMEADAVLQMVNCDLKSISYLASQLPLLQEAKWKTERHLKTINNIKGQEAVSHMEQVLGTVSFRIPSAIEVTEQGMAGNLLAGLEGKKSRGFNQEIVKIAKEVYGC; this is encoded by the coding sequence ATGCTGAATTTCAAGGGCAAAAGGTGTGAGGATAAATCTGAAAGCAAAGAGGAACACGAAACAGGAAAGCGGCGGGCCCAGGTCTTGGCTGTCTGGGGGAGCCCCGGCTGCGGAAAAACAACGATATCTGTGAAACTTGCAAAGTACCTGGCAGAAAAAAGGAAGAATGTGATCTTGGTGATCACTGATATGACCGTGCCAATGATCCCCTGTATCTGTCCGATGGACGAGTTGGAGAATACATGGTCCCTTGGTAATATTCTGGCTGCGCCACATGTCACAAAAGGTTTAATTGAAGAGAACTGTATTGTCCATAAAAAAATAAAGTACCTGGCAATGCTCGGTATGCTAAAGGCGGAAAACGAATATTCCTATGCTCCCTACGAATCAGAGCAGGCTTTGGAATTTCTTGCCAGGCTGCGGGAATTATCTTCCTATATCATCATTGACTGCAGCAGCTATATCGCCAATGATATTCTTTCCGCAGTTGCTTTAATGGAAGCAGACGCCGTCCTTCAGATGGTAAACTGTGACCTTAAATCAATCAGCTATCTGGCGAGCCAGTTACCATTACTGCAGGAAGCAAAGTGGAAAACAGAGAGACACTTAAAGACAATCAATAATATTAAAGGGCAGGAGGCTGTCAGCCATATGGAACAGGTCCTTGGAACAGTCAGCTTCCGGATTCCGTCTGCAATTGAAGTTACAGAACAGGGAATGGCGGGAAACCTGCTGGCTGGCCTGGAGGGGAAAAAGAGCCGTGGTTTTAATCAGGAAATAGTAAAGATTGCTAAGGAGGTATACGGATGTTAG